A window of Chryseobacterium aquaeductus genomic DNA:
GATCGGTGCATTTCCTATTTCTTTTAAATCTACTGCATACAAAACACGAGGATCTTTGTTTAAATTTTCGATGATGCTTTTTTTGATGGCAGCTTCATCCAATTTTTTTTCTTTAATCAACTGATGATCAAGATAAATCTGATAATTATCTATTCCTAAAATCAGTTTACTTGCGGCATATTTTGTTTCCAACTCAGCACCTAAGTTTTTTTCTAATCCGTCATCAAAAAAACCTGTCAGCATTTTATTCTCTTTCATAAAACCTTCAGCATGAGCTCCACCGTGATCTGCAGAAAGGAAAACTAAATAATTACCTTCACCTATTTTTTTATCAAGCATTGTGAAGAAATTTGCCAATTCAATATCCAATCTCAAATAAGTATCTTCAACTTCAATTGCATCAGGCCCGAAAGAATGTCCGACATAATCTGTAGAAGCTATATTTACGGCAAGAAAATCTGTAATCTGATCTTCTCCCAGTTGATATCCATCGATAGCAGCTTCAGCAAATTTTAAAGTATAGGTATTTCCAAATGGTGTGGTTCTTAAAACACCTTTGTTCACCGCAAAATCTGCAGCAAGATTATTATAAGGAAAAGTCGGATTCTTAGCAGTTCCTACAGGTTTTTCCCAAGGCACGTCATCTCTTGTACTTTCTGTGTACTGACTGATCGGCAACAGAGTATTCCAGCCGTTAGCTACTAGTTTTTCGGCTAATTTCTGATCATTAAACTTATTTACCCAATTGGGCAATTCTTTCATATAATAAGTACTGGTCACAAAATTTCCGGTATTTTCATCAAACCAAAAGGCACCATTTGGGTTGTGACCTGCCGGTAAAATTGAAGCTCTGTCTTTTAAAGAAACTCCAACAACTTTTGATTGGAAATTGCTTGCAATTCTCAACTGATCGGTAATGGTGGTACTCCAAAGATTTTTTGGTGAATGACCGCCTATTTTATCGTTAGTGCCTACACCTTTCACTTCAGAATCTTCTGTACAATATACATTTTTTCCTGTGGTTTTATCCGTCCAGTCATTTCCTGCAATCCCGTGAATTGAAGGTACAGAGCCTGTATAAATGGTCGTATGACCAATTGCAGTGACAGTAGGAACGTAAGGAATCATTACATTATTGAACGAAAAACCTTTGTTGAGCATTCTCTTGAAACCATCTTGCCCATATTTGTCATAAAAACGGTACAGATAATCCCACCTCATCTGGTCGATTACCAAACCTACTACCAATTTTGGTTTTTCTAATTGAGATTTTTTGTTTTTTTGAGCACTTACAGACATTAAAGAAATGAAGGTAACCGCAGCAATTGTAATTTTCCTTAGCATTGAAATAACTTTTTTTGTGACAACAAATTTACGAGTTTATAAAGTTTTGGAATGTGAAATTTTCTTTAAATTTAAACGTTATAAGATTTAATAAAAACTAAACCCGACATGAAACTTACAATTTTCTATCTGTTTGCCTTTGTAATATGGTTTCATAATTTATTTGCTTATCCCATTTCTCCTAGACCATTACGGAATCTTATCATAGAATCTGAGAATATTGTATACGGAAAAGTGACTGCAATTAAAAAAAATAAAGCATCATCCACAGGATGGGACGAAAGTCATATTGCGGTTTTTAAAATCTATGAAGTATTACAGGGGAAAATCAGAAATACAGAAAACGTGGAAATATATTTCTCGCCAGAATTTTCTTGTCCAATGCCCGCTCATTATGAAAAAGGGCAAACGGTATTGGCATTTTTAGATAAAGAAAAAGGAAAAGAAATTTATAATACTCATGCGCTTTCTTACGGTTCAAAACCTCTGGATGACAAAGAATTTTCTCATTACAAGAACCGCATTCTCGAAATGCAGAATATTTTAAAAATAAAAGATGATGAAGAAAAGCGAGATAAAACTGTTGATTGGCTTATATCTTGTGCATCGGAGAAATCTACAAGATGGGAAGGACTCTATGAGCTTTCTCCCGAGAGTGATTTTATGTCTTTTTATGATAACAGGGAAAATATTTTTGTACGAAATTTTAAGTTGAATGATGATCAAACCAAAAAACTGAGAAATCTCTTTTTTAAAATTGATAAACTTGAATATATTGATCTCGGATTAGTTGATTTGATCGCAAACGAAGATGATCCGGAGGTTTTAGCGGTCTTAACTAATCATTTTAAAAAAAGTGATAAAGATTTCTTTTGGAGCGGCGATTTTTTTATGAAGAAAATTGCTGATCTTTCAAAACGAGAAGATTTAAAGATGATCATTAAGAAAAAAGATGGAATCGATATGATGGATGATAATTATGAAAAATTGTCAGAAGATTTAATGAGAGAATTTGCCGAGAAACTTTAAGTTTAATAATCCCGCAAACATATAGATTAATTATTTACACATCAGCAATATTTGGTAAGCTCCCGTAGAAGTTTTTGTATCAGTAATTAACACTGCTTTTCTTCCTTTTGTAAAATGGGAAACCAATATTTCTTCAGACATTTTCTTTTCACCTTGATATTGATAACCAGCGTTCGGTAATTCTTCTTTCAATCTCATCACGCTGCTTTCAGATCTGTCAACGATACTCAGAACGTGCGAGCAACTTTTCGGATCTTTGATTACGGTTATCACAATTAACTGATCAAGTTGATCACTATTATTGGTGTAAACTCTCTGGTGCTCATGTTCGATATCGTTCATTCGCAGAAAACCATGCTGCTCGACCATAAGACGATCTAATTCTTCAAATTCATATTTTGAAATATCATCGAAATGAACAGCCTTCAATTTTTGACAATAACCAAGACTGAAAAACAAAATAAAAATAATTGAAAGATATTTCATTTCAGTAACATATTTAACGAACATTCAAAGTTAAAAAATTACAATAATCAGATTCTATGAGCGTGATCATAGACAATCTTTTTAAGTTTTAATTTCTTTTTGAGTTGCTAGCATTCAACCAAAGCATCAGCTAAAGCCTTCCACTGAATCTTTGAAATTCCCACCATTCCTCCCAACGCTATTGCTAAATTTCTTGCTTTGTCCAAAATATCAACATCCATATTGGGTGATTCATTTCTTCCATAAATACCTGCTTTTATATAATCTTTGCCTCTTGAGATGATGATGGTGGATGTAGCTTCTGCTGCATAAAAATGTGCAATATGTGAACTTATTTTATCTGGTGTGGCTGAAGGTCTGCACTCAATAAGCAGAGATTCCAAAATCTCTCCCTCTTCAGATTTATTTTCATACATTTCTGTAATCTGAACCCAGTCAAATCCTCTTGCTTCAAAATTTCCCGGACCGGGAATGTCGATCCTGATAAAATCGTCTTTTTCGGGTAATCTTTTTTTTAGATTTCCATCCTGATCGTGTAATTTAAAATCTGCGCCAACATCTTTTGTGTAGTAATTCCAATAGTTAACAGATAATAAGCGGTCTTTTAAATTTGCGTAATTATCAATTGTATTTTCATGATCTTCAGAAAGTCTAATGCTTTCAGTATCGTGAAAACTTCCCTTTTCCTGACTAGGAACACCTTTAATTTCTTTAGGTTTCATAACGTTTAGTAATAAATTAAATGCTGTTAAGTTCCATTAAACGAGTTACTCATTCATTTTTAATTTTGGATAAACCTTTACTTAAAGTCAATTTGGGAGAATATTTATGAATTTAAATGTGATCAAACTCTCAGAAATATCTAAATGATTGCACAAAAAAGAAACTCTAGATAAATTCTAAACCTACAGAGATCTTTCATCATTGTAGGTTTAGATATAAAATGTTATTTCCAAGGATCTAGTACTACTTTTACACAGCCGTCTTCTTTCTTATCAAAAAGTTCATACCCTTTTGCAACATCATTGAGCGAAAGTCGGTGCGTGATAATGTCGTCAAGTTTCACCTGACCATTCTCAACATATTTCATTAATTTGTCGATAATTGCGTGTACAGGAGACTGGCCAGCCTTCAGTGTAATTCCTTTGTCAAAAAGCTGACCCACACGGAAGTTATCATAATTCATAGGATATACACCTAAAACCGAAACAAACCCTCCACGGCGAACTCCGCTCATACACGCATCTAACACTTTAATAGAACCTTTTTCGAAATTGACCAGTGCTTTCGCTTTGTCGACTAAATTTCTTTCAGGCTCGAAACCTACTGCTTCAATACACAAATCTGCTCCTCTGCCATTGGTCATTCTTCTGATTTCCTCCACGGTTTGCTTGTCACTATCCCAAAGAATGGTGTCGCATCCTGTAAGATTTTTAATCTGATCCAATCGATACTGAAGCGTATCGATGACGATTACTTTTTTTGCGTTGTGCAAAATTGCGCTTTTTGCAGCCATCGATCCTACCGGACCTGCGCCAAAAATTGCAACCGTTTCTCCACCTTTCAGATCTGCCCACATTACTCCGGTGTATCCGGTAGGAAAAATGTCGGTAAGAAATAAAACTTGTTCGTCCGTTAAAGAATCTGCAACTTTTCTAGGTCCAAAATTGGCATAAGGTACTCTCACGTATTGAGCTTGTCCGCCACTATATCCACCATAAAGATCAGTGTAACCGAACATTCCTCCACCTTTTTCTGTTGCCAGACCACCTTCGGGACCGTAGTTTTCTACATTAGAATTCTCACAGCCGGAAGGCAGATCATTTTCGCAGAAAAAGCAACCTCCGCAGGCTATAGGAAACGGAACCACTACTCGATCACCTGCCTGAAGATGGTGAATATTTTTTCCTACTTCTTCAACGATTCCCATAAACTCGTGTCCCATAACCATAGGACGCGGTTGTGGAATTCCTCCTGAATACATGTGGAGATCGCTGCCGCATATTGCGGTGGAAGTTACCCGTAAAATAATGTCGTTTTGATCTTCAATTTTCGGATCATCTACTGTATCGCAGGTAATTTTACCCGGCGAATGAAAAACTGCTGCTTTCATATTTTTATATTTAATTGTTGGTGTTTAGAATTTTTAAAATGATAAATTTCTATTGTAAAAGAACAATCATTAAGCCATTTTCGTTCAAAAAAAATATCTTTCTTAATTTTTTTCAGCGATATACTTTTAAATTTTTTAGACATTTTAAAAGATCATATTTAATAGAGCACTTCAAAAGTGTAAAATCTTAAATTTTTTGCTAAAAATCTCCATTAGATGATATAAAAGATTTAATATCATTTACAAAAAGCCTGATGAATAATAATTTTTTCTTATAAAACCGATTGTGGTTTTGTTCAAAATTAGATCATTGCTATTTATATAACTATGACTTCAATCACATTACAATTACCTTGTAGTTGATTAGTTTTGGTCAAATAACTAAAAAACATATTTCGTATTATCCTAAATTTATGTCGGGCATTTCTTCAATCCATATTTTGTTTTATCGCTGCAATTTGGTCTTATTGTTGAAGAATAAAGCATATCACATAACTCCTTAGATCATGAAAAAACATATCATTATCATCGGTGGCGGCTTCGCAGGTTTGCATATCATTAAGTCTCTCAAAAATGACCCTGCATTCAAAATTACATTGGTGGACAAAAACAATTATCATTTTTTTCCACCTTTGATCTATCAGGTAGCGACATCATTTATACAGGCTTCCAACATCAGCTATCCATTCAGAAAACTGATTGCCAATTACAAGAATATCCATTTTCACATGGGAAGTCTTTTGAAGGTAAATCCCGAAATGAAAACGATAGAAACTGATACCGGAGATCTCACTTATGATTATTTGGTTTTGGCATTGGGAACTGAATCTAATTTTTTTGGTATGGAAAATGTGCAGAAATGCGCTCTTCCCATGAAAAATATAGAAGAAGCTTTGTATCTGAGAAATCACATGCTACTCAATCTGGAAGAAGCAGCAAGAAATAAAGATATAAAATCTGCCCAACGTCTTCAAAATGTAGTAATTGCAGGCGGTGGTCCTACCGGAGTTGAGCTTGCAGGAATGCTTGCAGAAATGGGAAAATATATCGCGGAAAAAGAATATCCCGAAATAAAACTAAGTCTATCTAGCATTTATCTGATCGATGCTTTGCCATCTCTACTTTCACCCATGAGCAAGATGGCGCAGGAAACTGCTTATAATAAATTGAAAAAATTAGGTGTAAAAATTCATCTGAGTGTTTCTGTGAAAGATTATGTGGACAATAAAGTTCTTCTCTCAGACGGAAATGCTATAGAAACGGAAACCTTGATCTGGACGTCTGGCGTTATAGGCAGAGAAGTTCCGGGGCTTCCTTCGGAAAGTATCAGCAAAGGGAAAAGAATTCTAGTTGATGCTTTTAATAAAGTAAATCACGTAGAAAACATCTACGCCTTAGGCGATATTTGTCTGCAATTTTCTGACGAAAACTTCCCAAAAGGACATCCGCAGCTCGCACAAGTAGCGATACAGCAGGGAAAAAATCTGGGTGCTAATTTTAAAAGGATGGAAAACTCTGAAAAGCTGAAACCATTTAAATATAATGATAAAGGCAGCATGGCAATTATTTCTAAATTTAATGCTGTTGTAGACCTTCCAAAATTTTCGTTCAACGGATTTATTGCGTGGCTAACATGGCTGTTTATTCACGTGATTCCGCTGGTTAGTTTCAGAAGCAAATTCCGTCTTGTGTTGGATTGGTTTAGACTTTTTATAACCAATAATCCCTCTATCCGTCTTATTTTATACCCAAAAAAGAATGCCAGTAATAGGTAGTTTTTAAAAGTTTAAAAAGATTCATTCAAAAAAAATTGTAGATAACTCAATGCATTCAAACCATCAAAATTAAAAAAATCATTTTTTAAAGAAAGCAAGTTTTGAAGGCATAGTTATTGTAAATATTGTACAACACCAAAAAAATATAGATATTATGGAAACCGAAAAAACTGTATCAGTGCTAAACGATTTATTGCAGATTACTAATGATCGTATCGCTGGATTTGAAAAAGTGGAAGGCAAAGTCTGGGAAAAATATCCCGAAATCAAAGATGAGTACGACCGAATGATTTCTCAGTCTAAAATGATGAAAAATGAACTGATCAATCTCATCACCGAGAAGAACGGAACACCTCACGATTCCCCATCTGTTGCTGGTTCTCTTCACAGAACATGGATCGACATCAAAAATTCTTTTACCATCGGCACCATCGAAGAATCTACTTTATCAAATGTGGTCTTCGGAGAAAAGGCTGCAATGGAAGCTTACCAAAATGCTCTAAACAGCGGAGATCTGTGCCCGAAAAGTTTTGATCTTGTAACAGAACAGCTGAATAGTCTGAAGCTTTCTTATAATCAGTTTAGGAAGATTGAGGAATACAAAAACAACTAAGTTTTTCGAAAAATAAACAGACAACTAATCTCTAAAAATATTAAAAATGTATAAAAAAATCTTAGCAGGATTTGCAGGAGCCATCGCACTCAACATCCTTCATGAAACGATCAGGAAAAATTTTGATAACGTTCCGGAAATCAATAAATTGGGAGAAGAGGCTCTTTTAAAAATGACCGATAACACTCCAATTAATATAACCGGAGAAAATAATTTATATGCTGCCACATTGGTAGGTGATATTGTGAGCAACGGAATGTATTATGCGACGACCGCAACCAAAAGCAATCTGACTTCCGGACTGTTGGCAGGCGTAGGAGCCATTGTACTTCCCAAAAAGATGGGTCTTAACGAAAATCCAGTTGCCTCAAATAATAAAAAGAAAATAATGACCGTTGGCTACTATGTTTTTGGTGCTTTGGTCACTAAATTTGTCTATGATAAAATTAAATAGCTAAAATTAGAAGATTTACAACTATCAATTGATCATTAAAAATTAAGCCTGCGAAAACGCAGGCTTATTTTTTTTATCTAGATTTCTTTTGCTTAAACGTAAAGCTATAAAATTTATCTTGGAGTATTCGTTGTTGTAGACGGTGATGTTGGTGTACTAGTATTTGCAGAATCTGTATTCATTCTATTCATACTATCACCTGTTGCAGGTGTACTATTCATCATCGTATCAGATGGCATAGGAGTACTCATGTTCATGGTGTCTGCAGCGGAGATGGTATCAAGATCTGATGTTGTTGCTGTCTGATTTTCTTTTTTACAGCTAATAACTGTAAAACCTAATACAATTGCAGTTGTGATAAATGTTTTCATATAATTTTTATTTTGGTAATTTTCAAAAATAGAAACTAAGCTATATTACATTTTATGATTAGAATCATAGCATTAAAATTTAATATTAAAGTAAAATAAGGCTAGAAAATATTTTCCGGAATCTTGAAATTGGGAAATCTTGCGAGATAATCCATCTTCAAATCTATATTGAAGAAAAATGTAAGTTAACTACGATTTTATTTGGCAAAACTAATCCCAATCCTATCATATTCAAATAATAAAATGTAATATTGCTAAAAAAAGTATCACGTCGATACAGATAATACATTATTTTAATATGCTAGTTGATATTGATTTGCTCGCGTCGTATGGCGGAGTTACAGAAAATTACAGTCCTTCTCAATTCGTTTTCGAGGAAGGAAGTAAGCCCAAGTATTATTACCAGATAGTGTCTGGAACCGTGAAGCTGAATCATACGGATGAGGACGCTAAAGAGTTGATTCAAAGCATTTTAAATAATGGTCAAAGTGTTTGTGAACTTCTACTTTTTATCGAAGAAATTTATCCTGTGAATGCAGTAGCTATTTCAGAATGTTCTATTATAAAAGTTCCGAAAACCAATTTTTTACGACTTCTTGAAGAAAATCGCCAGTCTGATGTTGACGTGAGAAGATATATTGCAGAGCGACTTTATCATAAATTTATTATGATGCAGAATAATGCATCTAAGCATCCTCATATTAGAATCAAAGGAATTTTGACATATTTCAAAAGTTTTAGTGAAGATCAAAGTCCTTACTCGTATGAAGTTCCTCTTACGAGACAGCAATTAGCAGCAATTACAGGTCTGCGTATTGAAACTGTAATAAGATCTGTAAAAAAAATGGAGGCTGCAAATTTGCTTAAAATTATCAACAGAAAGATTTTCTTTTAATAAGTTTTTTAAGGATGCAGATTGAAGAAATATTCTCAGTTTTAATAAGATGTAAAATATTTGAAAGTGGGCCTTTATCTTTTTCAGTTTGTTCATAATACACATTTCGAAAATCACGAGGAATCTCCTGATA
This region includes:
- the pafA gene encoding alkaline phosphatase PafA — encoded protein: MLRKITIAAVTFISLMSVSAQKNKKSQLEKPKLVVGLVIDQMRWDYLYRFYDKYGQDGFKRMLNKGFSFNNVMIPYVPTVTAIGHTTIYTGSVPSIHGIAGNDWTDKTTGKNVYCTEDSEVKGVGTNDKIGGHSPKNLWSTTITDQLRIASNFQSKVVGVSLKDRASILPAGHNPNGAFWFDENTGNFVTSTYYMKELPNWVNKFNDQKLAEKLVANGWNTLLPISQYTESTRDDVPWEKPVGTAKNPTFPYNNLAADFAVNKGVLRTTPFGNTYTLKFAEAAIDGYQLGEDQITDFLAVNIASTDYVGHSFGPDAIEVEDTYLRLDIELANFFTMLDKKIGEGNYLVFLSADHGGAHAEGFMKENKMLTGFFDDGLEKNLGAELETKYAASKLILGIDNYQIYLDHQLIKEKKLDEAAIKKSIIENLNKDPRVLYAVDLKEIGNAPIPEPIKSRVINGYNWQRSGDIQIVSHDGMLPNYAKKGTTHSVWNSYDAHIPLIFMGWKVPHGESNASHFMTDIAPTIAQFLRIENPSGNVGQPLMEVLGK
- a CDS encoding zinc-dependent alcohol dehydrogenase; this encodes MKAAVFHSPGKITCDTVDDPKIEDQNDIILRVTSTAICGSDLHMYSGGIPQPRPMVMGHEFMGIVEEVGKNIHHLQAGDRVVVPFPIACGGCFFCENDLPSGCENSNVENYGPEGGLATEKGGGMFGYTDLYGGYSGGQAQYVRVPYANFGPRKVADSLTDEQVLFLTDIFPTGYTGVMWADLKGGETVAIFGAGPVGSMAAKSAILHNAKKVIVIDTLQYRLDQIKNLTGCDTILWDSDKQTVEEIRRMTNGRGADLCIEAVGFEPERNLVDKAKALVNFEKGSIKVLDACMSGVRRGGFVSVLGVYPMNYDNFRVGQLFDKGITLKAGQSPVHAIIDKLMKYVENGQVKLDDIITHRLSLNDVAKGYELFDKKEDGCVKVVLDPWK
- a CDS encoding NAD(P)/FAD-dependent oxidoreductase, translating into MKKHIIIIGGGFAGLHIIKSLKNDPAFKITLVDKNNYHFFPPLIYQVATSFIQASNISYPFRKLIANYKNIHFHMGSLLKVNPEMKTIETDTGDLTYDYLVLALGTESNFFGMENVQKCALPMKNIEEALYLRNHMLLNLEEAARNKDIKSAQRLQNVVIAGGGPTGVELAGMLAEMGKYIAEKEYPEIKLSLSSIYLIDALPSLLSPMSKMAQETAYNKLKKLGVKIHLSVSVKDYVDNKVLLSDGNAIETETLIWTSGVIGREVPGLPSESISKGKRILVDAFNKVNHVENIYALGDICLQFSDENFPKGHPQLAQVAIQQGKNLGANFKRMENSEKLKPFKYNDKGSMAIISKFNAVVDLPKFSFNGFIAWLTWLFIHVIPLVSFRSKFRLVLDWFRLFITNNPSIRLILYPKKNASNR
- a CDS encoding PA2169 family four-helix-bundle protein, giving the protein METEKTVSVLNDLLQITNDRIAGFEKVEGKVWEKYPEIKDEYDRMISQSKMMKNELINLITEKNGTPHDSPSVAGSLHRTWIDIKNSFTIGTIEESTLSNVVFGEKAAMEAYQNALNSGDLCPKSFDLVTEQLNSLKLSYNQFRKIEEYKNN
- a CDS encoding Crp/Fnr family transcriptional regulator, whose translation is MLVDIDLLASYGGVTENYSPSQFVFEEGSKPKYYYQIVSGTVKLNHTDEDAKELIQSILNNGQSVCELLLFIEEIYPVNAVAISECSIIKVPKTNFLRLLEENRQSDVDVRRYIAERLYHKFIMMQNNASKHPHIRIKGILTYFKSFSEDQSPYSYEVPLTRQQLAAITGLRIETVIRSVKKMEAANLLKIINRKIFF
- a CDS encoding DUF7674 family protein, yielding MQRINISIKRMYWICKNGNSYIRYIIENLFVRSFDNLRKNLKPQQWKFLYQEIPRDFRNVYYEQTEKDKGPLSNILHLIKTENISSICILKKLIKRKSFC